The sequence below is a genomic window from Sorangiineae bacterium MSr12523.
ATCCGGCGGATTTCTTCTGGCACCAGGCCGTAGCCTTCAGCAACCTGCAGAAGAACGTCGTTCAAGACCGCGTTCAAAAAGCCGCGAAGGTACGGTGTCTTCTCCAAGGCGCGCGTCCGTGTGAGCAGGCGCGGAATGCTGCGCACGATCGCCTGGCGCGCCTCGTCGGCGCGGCCCATGTTGGTGCAAATCCGATGCAGCGTCAGGAAGATGGGCGCCTCGTTGAGCAAACTGGGTGAGCCTTGGTCCACGAGGGTGCACGCCCGCTGCGCCAGCTCGTACGCGCGCTCCACCGCCCCACAACGACGCTCCGCCTCGGCAAGAAGGGCGAGCGCGACCGGCACCACGTCGAGCATCTTCGTGGCCTCGTACCCCTGCGCCGCAATGCGGAAAAGCGTGCGCCCGTGCTGCGCATGCTCGGACCCGGTCGTCGACTGAGCAGACCCCGCACAGTTGTCGAGCCGCATGAATTCCATGCCGCGGTAAAAAAGAACCCCCAGCGTCGCGCGATCGTGCGGAACCCAGCTCCCCGTGAGCGCGCCCTCGGCGGTGGAACGCGGCTCTTCGAGCAGGTGATTCAGCGCCGGATCGGCTCCGAACGTGGCCGCCCAGCAGAGAAGGTTCATCTGGCCATGCCGCACCGTGCCGGGCGACCCGATGGCCTGCGCGATGGCAATGCCCGCCTCGATCTGCGCGCGCGCTTCGTCTTTGGCGCCGATCGTGCACAGGGCAAAGCCCATGTTGATGGTGAGCATCGCCTCACGCGTGCGGAGCCCTGCGGCGCTCGCCGCCTCGGCCGCGGCCCGCCGTGCCTCGAGGGCCGCGCCCACTTCGCCGCGCGCCTGGTACACGACCGCGAACGTCTGCCACGCATCCACCGCCGCTGCAGGGATGGCATGCTCGTGCGCGATGGTCAGCAGCCGATCGGCCACGTCCGCGGCCTTGTCGTGCTCACCCGCATAAGCGAAGCGCGCGGCCAACACCGCCGCCGAGCGCGCCTCTTCGTCGCAGAGCCCCGCGTCCCGCGCCTCGCGTCCCACTTGCTCGAGGCGCGCGCTCGTCTCGTGGTCGCCGCCGCGTGCATCCTCGTAGCGAAGGCGTGCACCGCGCGCGCGGATTTCGCTGGCCGCGTCGTAGACGTTCTCCTCCATCGCGCGCACCGCGCTATCGCGCTCGCCGGCGCGCGCGTCGAGGCGGCTCCACGCTTCGTCGAGAATTTGCGCACGCGCGAACGCGGTGGCCTTGTCCTCGGCGAAAGCCAGCGATTTTTCGGCCATCGACACGGCGTCGGCCAGCGCGTTCGCCGCGAGCGCCCGCGCCGCCGCCTTCTCGAGGTACGCGGCCGCTTCCACGCTGCGCCCGCCCAGCTCGAAGTGCCGCGCCACGATGGCGTCGTCCTCGCCCATCTTGGCGAGCCAGCGCGCCGCACACGCGTGCAGATCTTTCAGCGCGTCGTCGCCGAGCGACGCGTAGGCCACCTCGCGCATCAAGGCATGCTTGAACGCCCACTCGCGGGTCCCCTGAAAGCGACTCACGGCCTGCTCGCGCAGAACGTCGGCCGCCGCGAGTGAGCGCAATGCTGCGCCGGCCTCGGCGACGTGAAGCTCCGACAACCCTGCTTCCCAACCGGTGAATCCGAAGACCGACAGCTTCACCGCCGCGTCGCGCGCGGCATCGTCCAGGGCATCGAGGTGCACCTGCATCGCCGCCTCGATGGTCGGCGCTGCCGCGGCATCGCGGCCCTTGGTGGCCAGCCGCGCAAGCTCCTCGGTGAACAGCGGCGAGCCACTCGCCTGCGCCGCGATGGTATCGCTGATCTTGTCGGCCTCCGACACCACGTCCCCGAGCAGCGAGCGCGCGATGAGGCGCACGCTCTTCTTGGACAAAGGCCGCAGCTCCACGCGCACGTGGTCGCGCGAGGCGAACAGGGCCGGATTCTCGCGCCACAAGCCGGGCCGCGTGGTGCCGAAGACCCAAAGGGGCAACCCGACGGCGCGCCCGAGCAGGTGATCCAACATGAAGAGGCTTTCGCTGTCGCACCACTGCAGATCCTCGATGCCGACCACGAGCGGCTTCTGCTTCGCCACCGACATGCCCAACTCGGTGAAAGCCATCCAGAGTGCGTCACGTGCGGCGCGGGCCTCGGCCAGTGCGGGCAGCGGCTGATTGCAAATGATCAGCGCCAAAAACTCGCGACCATCGCCCTCGGTGACCAAATCTTTGATGGCCACCATGGCCTCGTACTCGTCGACGCGTTGATTCGCGACGCCGGCGAGGCCTCGGGCAATGCTGGAGATGATGCCCAGTGCGTGCGCGCTGGAAAATGTCTCGGTGCGCACGAGCACGACACGCGGCGCGCTCACGTGGGACGAAACGCGAAGCAGGGCCTCCTGCCGCAAGCGCGTCTTGCCGATGCCCGGCGCACCCGTCATGGTCGTCACCACCGGCGTGGCATCGTCCACACATCGTTCGAACGATGCGAGCACCTGCCCCAGCTCCGCCTCGCGCCCCACGAACGGCGCACCGCCTGCGCCCTCGTGCTTACCGGGCAATGGCTCGCCCACGAGCGCGGAGCCGTCCTCGCGCACCAAGAACTCGAATCGCCCGCGGGCAAGCTCCGTCGTCGTCGTGTCGGCCAGCACGTACCCGCGCTTCGAGTCGCGTGCGAGCGCCGCCGCGCGGTCGACGACCTCGCCCATCGGGCGCGTCTTGTCGATGCGCGTCCGGCCCGTGGCCACGCCCACCGCCGCGTTCGTGCGCGCGAGGCGCATGGCCAAGTCCAAGGCGCGGGCCGCTTCATCGCCGAGCGCCTTGCGCACGCCGAGGTGGGCCACCACCGCATCGCCACCGAGCTCCGTGGCATCCGCACCACGCGCGCGCAGGTGCGCAAGCAACCGCGCCCGCGGCGCCCCTTTGGGAATGTGCGTCGCGAGAATGGACGTCACCAGCCGCGAGCCGCCGTACGACGACGGCGTCAAAACGCCGCTCGCCGGGGGCATGCTCGGAGTGGTGGCCAGCGCATCCTCGGGCACGCCGATGCGCACCACGTGCGGCGTGTCCATCACGAGCTCCGCGGCCAGCTTGCGCAGCTCTTGCGCCACCACCTCCGCACTTTGCGGGCGGTCCGACGGAATCGTTTGCAGGAGCTGCCACATCAACTCGTCCAGCGCGACCGGCACCTGCCCCACCACTTCGGACAGGCGCGGTGCGGGCGTCGTGACCAGGCGCGCGAGAATCGCCACCGGCGTCGGCCCCACGTGGGGCGGGCGGTTCGCGATCATTTCGAACAAGGTCGCGCCCAATCCGTACAGGTCCGCCGACGCGCTGATCTCGCCATCGCCCCGCGCTTGCTCCGGGGCCATGTACGCGGGCGTTCCCACGATGGCGCCCGTGCGGGTCAGCTTCGCATCCTCCGCGGAGGCGACACCGAAATCGACGAGCTTCACGCAAAGGGGCCCCGAATGCGGCCCGTTGCGCGACGAGGAACCGCTGCGCAGAAGAATGACGTTCGACGGCTTCACGTCGCGGTGGACGATGCCTGCCGCATGCGCCGCCGAGAGCGCATCCGCAATCTGAGCCGCGACCTCCAGGCATTGGCCCACGGTCAGCGGATTGCGCTTTTGCCTCTGCGCGATGTCCTCACCCTCGAGCCATTCCATCGCCACGTAGGGCTGCCCTTCTTCGAGCTGGCCGAATGCGACGAGGCGAACGATACCCGGGTGCACCAGTCCAGCGAGAACGCGCCCTTCTCGGTAGAAGCGGGCCTCTTCGCCGGCATCGACGCCGGGAATGGCAATGACCTTGAGGGCGACCCACGCGCCCGAAACGCGGTCGAAGGCTCGGTACACGATCCCGACCCCGCCGCGCCCAACCTCGCGCTCGACTTCGAACCTCTCCCCCACGACCGATGAAAGAGGTGAAGGGATCACGGCCTCACGGCGCCCCCTCCGCCGCGCGCCGGCCCTCTCCGATGATGAAGACCTCGTAGCTCACGCTTCGAGTCCCCTCGGGCCGAATGATGCGCTCGCTGGAAAAGTGCTTTCGCAACTCCGCGCGCGCAATGGGCAGGTCCTCCCCCATGAAGATCTTTCCGACGAAAGCTCCACCCACCTTCGAAAGACTAGCTGCAACCGCGAGGGCGCGCATGAAAAGCTCGAAACTTCGCGTTTGGTCGCCCAACCGATTGCCTGTGGTGTTGGGCGCCATATCGCTGAGAACCACGTCATAGGGAGCGTGGAGCGCCAGGGCGTCATTTTCGAGTGACAGCGCATCGCCCACGGTAAAGGTGGCGTGGGGGGGTAGCCCAATCTCGATAGGCTTCAGGTCGATGGCGAGCAGCCGGCCGCTGGGCCCGATTTTTTGGGCGGCGTACATGGCCCAGCTTCCCGGGGCCGCGCCCAGGTCGAGCACGTGCATGCCCGGACGGAGCAAGCGCACGCGCCGGTCGATCTCCTCGAGCTTGTAAACGCTGCGGGCCGGAAACCCTTGTGCTTTCGCCGTCTTGGTAAAGTGATCCGGCTTCTTGTAGGGGTTTTTGCCTCGCATGAAGATCGACCCGTCCGCGGCCTCGCACGCCAACCCTGTCGTCTCGTACGTTCCATAACGCGAAACGGACCGAGTTCTTTCGATAAAAGCCGCCCGGACAGTCAGGACAGCGTCGAAAGCACCTCTTTAACCCCGCTGAGGTGTACTCCTGCACGCAGCTCGCCCGAAAAAATCCGGACGATCTTTCCTTGCTTGTCGATGACGAAGGTCAGTCGCTTCGTGCGCTCGAGGAGGCCGAAGATGGAACCGTCGGCCCCGTACATGCGAACGATGCGTTTCTCCGGATCGCTGACCAGGGGGAATGGAAGGTGGTGTCGGGCGGCGAAATCGCGGTGGCTCGCCTCGGTGTCGGAGGAAACACCGATGACCTCGGTGTCTTTTCCGCGGAGATCCTCGTAGAGATCGCGGAAGCCGCACGCCTCGCGGGTGCAGACGGGGGTGAAGTCGCCCGGGTAGAAGTAGAGGACGATATTTTTCTTCCCGCGGTAGTCAGACAGGCGAAATGTTTCGCCTTTCGTGTCCTTCGCTTCGAAATCAGGGGCTTCTTGGCCGGCTGCGAGCGCTCCGTCGGTCATGGTTTCCATGCTCTATCAGCCGCCTGCCCGCGTTGACAGAGTCATTTCCAAATGCTTTAAGGCCGCACCTCTTCTAGCCGGCGAGACGCCGGCGCTGCATCCGGCATCGATTCGTCAGCCGGCCCGCCACCGTTTTTCCTAGAGCTCCGAAAGAAGGCTATCCCATGAATACGCACCCGAAAATCGCCGAAATCGAGTCGAGCCAGCTTCGCTCGGGGCTCCCCGATTTCCGCGTGGGTGACACGGTCCGCGTGCACTACCGGATCGTGGAAGGAGACAAGGACCGCATCCAGGTCTTCCAGGGTGTCGTTCTCAAGCGCCACCGCGCCGGCGCCCGCAGCACCTTCACCGTGCGCAAGGTCAGCTTCAACGTCGGCGTCGAGCGCGTTTTCCTGACGCACTCCCCGCGCATCGACAAGGTGGAAGTCGTCTCCAAGGGCATCGTCCGCCGCGCCCGCCTCTTCTACCTCCGCGACCTTCAAGGCAAGGCCGCCCGCGTCCGCGACCAGAAGGACGCCTGATCTAAAGCTTTTCAGCGCTGCATCTCTCGGCCGCCATGGTCTCCATGGTGGCCGTTGGCGTTTTGTCCGGCCGAAGAGAATTCACATGAAGGCGGGAAGGCGGGAAGGCTTTACGGCACGAGCCGTCGCGGAACGCGTTTTTGTTGTTTTCAGATCGGACCGTGCGCCGAGCGGAAAACCTCAAAAATCTTCCCGCCTTCATGTGAATTCTCTCGAACAAAAAGGCCCGCGATGGGGATCGCGGGCCTTTCAAGAAAGCTAAGGGGAAATTTGGATTACTTGAGCGTTACTTCGGCCAAGGTTTGGGTGACGTTGCTCCAGCGGATGGTGCCGTCGGTGTAGGAGTAGTAGGCGCTGCCGGCGGCGCCCTCGATGGCGGTGACGGTGCCGAAGACGTTGGCGGCGGCGGCGTTGGCGACGGGGAGCGGGACTTCGATGGAGTCGCCGCCCGCGGTTTTCACGGTGACCTTTTTGAGGACGCCCTCGGCGCCGCCCTGGTGGTTGTTCCAGACGATCACGCCGTTCTGGAAGGTCTCGGTCTGGGTGCCCGCGGCCCCGTCGGAGGACACGAAGGTGCCCAGCTTCAGGTTCACCGCGAGGTCGACCACGTAGGTCGGTAGCGGGTTCGGGGCCTCGAGCGAGCCCTTGGCCGACAGGCCGCTGATCTTGCCGGTGAACGTGTTGAAGTCGACGGTGCCGTTCGCGTACACCTCGTGGTCGACGCCGCGCTCGTGACTCGAGCGGACGTGTGCCCCAAGTCCGAGCTTGCTGGCCGCGTTCTTCACGGCGCCGGCGATGCCCGTCAGGGTCACATCCTCGATGGCGCCCGTGGCGGTCGTGTACTTCACCGCGCCGGCGCTGAACTTCGCCGTCGTGGAGCTGCCCGACGCCGTGACGCTGACGAACGTGCCGATGCGGCTATGTGCCGCGGCCAGAGCGGCCTTCGCGGAAACCGTCTTCCAGTTGCCGTCGGTGCCGAAGCCCACGTCGAGCAGCTCGCCCGTCTCGTTGCGCGTGCGAACGTAGCCGTTGGTGAAGCTCCAGTACGCGCTGCCGGCGGCGCCCTCGACGCCGTCGAAGGTGCCCAGCTTGAGGATGACCGCGAGATCCGCAATGTCCTGCGTGAGCGTACCGTTCGGCGTCACCACGGAGGTGAGCGTCCCGGTAAAGGTGTTGAACTTGATGCTG
It includes:
- a CDS encoding RlmE family RNA methyltransferase; the encoded protein is MRGKNPYKKPDHFTKTAKAQGFPARSVYKLEEIDRRVRLLRPGMHVLDLGAAPGSWAMYAAQKIGPSGRLLAIDLKPIEIGLPPHATFTVGDALSLENDALALHAPYDVVLSDMAPNTTGNRLGDQTRSFELFMRALAVAASLSKVGGAFVGKIFMGEDLPIARAELRKHFSSERIIRPEGTRSVSYEVFIIGEGRRAAEGAP
- a CDS encoding peroxiredoxin, translating into MTDGALAAGQEAPDFEAKDTKGETFRLSDYRGKKNIVLYFYPGDFTPVCTREACGFRDLYEDLRGKDTEVIGVSSDTEASHRDFAARHHLPFPLVSDPEKRIVRMYGADGSIFGLLERTKRLTFVIDKQGKIVRIFSGELRAGVHLSGVKEVLSTLS
- the rplS gene encoding 50S ribosomal protein L19; its protein translation is MNTHPKIAEIESSQLRSGLPDFRVGDTVRVHYRIVEGDKDRIQVFQGVVLKRHRAGARSTFTVRKVSFNVGVERVFLTHSPRIDKVEVVSKGIVRRARLFYLRDLQGKAARVRDQKDA
- a CDS encoding protein kinase, which produces MIPSPLSSVVGERFEVEREVGRGGVGIVYRAFDRVSGAWVALKVIAIPGVDAGEEARFYREGRVLAGLVHPGIVRLVAFGQLEEGQPYVAMEWLEGEDIAQRQKRNPLTVGQCLEVAAQIADALSAAHAAGIVHRDVKPSNVILLRSGSSSRNGPHSGPLCVKLVDFGVASAEDAKLTRTGAIVGTPAYMAPEQARGDGEISASADLYGLGATLFEMIANRPPHVGPTPVAILARLVTTPAPRLSEVVGQVPVALDELMWQLLQTIPSDRPQSAEVVAQELRKLAAELVMDTPHVVRIGVPEDALATTPSMPPASGVLTPSSYGGSRLVTSILATHIPKGAPRARLLAHLRARGADATELGGDAVVAHLGVRKALGDEAARALDLAMRLARTNAAVGVATGRTRIDKTRPMGEVVDRAAALARDSKRGYVLADTTTTELARGRFEFLVREDGSALVGEPLPGKHEGAGGAPFVGREAELGQVLASFERCVDDATPVVTTMTGAPGIGKTRLRQEALLRVSSHVSAPRVVLVRTETFSSAHALGIISSIARGLAGVANQRVDEYEAMVAIKDLVTEGDGREFLALIICNQPLPALAEARAARDALWMAFTELGMSVAKQKPLVVGIEDLQWCDSESLFMLDHLLGRAVGLPLWVFGTTRPGLWRENPALFASRDHVRVELRPLSKKSVRLIARSLLGDVVSEADKISDTIAAQASGSPLFTEELARLATKGRDAAAAPTIEAAMQVHLDALDDAARDAAVKLSVFGFTGWEAGLSELHVAEAGAALRSLAAADVLREQAVSRFQGTREWAFKHALMREVAYASLGDDALKDLHACAARWLAKMGEDDAIVARHFELGGRSVEAAAYLEKAAARALAANALADAVSMAEKSLAFAEDKATAFARAQILDEAWSRLDARAGERDSAVRAMEENVYDAASEIRARGARLRYEDARGGDHETSARLEQVGREARDAGLCDEEARSAAVLAARFAYAGEHDKAADVADRLLTIAHEHAIPAAAVDAWQTFAVVYQARGEVGAALEARRAAAEAASAAGLRTREAMLTINMGFALCTIGAKDEARAQIEAGIAIAQAIGSPGTVRHGQMNLLCWAATFGADPALNHLLEEPRSTAEGALTGSWVPHDRATLGVLFYRGMEFMRLDNCAGSAQSTTGSEHAQHGRTLFRIAAQGYEATKMLDVVPVALALLAEAERRCGAVERAYELAQRACTLVDQGSPSLLNEAPIFLTLHRICTNMGRADEARQAIVRSIPRLLTRTRALEKTPYLRGFLNAVLNDVLLQVAEGYGLVPEEIRRILESDRT